From Pagrus major chromosome 2, Pma_NU_1.0, one genomic window encodes:
- the LOC141008722 gene encoding NACHT and WD repeat domain-containing protein 2, whose translation MKMKAKEDELRKVFQSTVSLCVHSGLMSPERAQSYYRSVLDADLRFALDNRPDDDIVRRCLVYLHKVVNAKGDREKRQMNSQPQSEAATSDPKTTPADGQLFSELCDNFLPGLVTSSQLLVYTITTECDRRHGYTTARRWGYTESLCQQVHADLVGLIDSVDVSETREDSRLVLAREQAEQEELCDIMSRFYDVVRPEEEKVRAYVKQREQQRPLVVTGGPCTGKAVLLAHCAQQIKSWLPDCDPVVITYFCNLTINPHPKHLLSSLCYQIAGRYRSISSSEQNPNDLDGPGCISNLRANSSNCEPTTREPVSDHHFSTIPCPHPTGIIKPDLSEVKERLSSLLSVMPSPKHPLVLILDGLDHIKNNFGPQIIGSLPSPLPPNVKVILAVSSNRTQILQAINSQRSPPNSVSEGGEEESGYVCVPLGSVDRKQCVKMLASLLSSSGRRVTSGQQALVNQALTSCCLPLYARLLHLHTSLWHSDSDVTESSLPDGVHSSISALLDQLEQKHGSPIVARAVSFLTISRTGLTEAELADLLSSDDEVLSEYIQLSESPSYSMRVPQIDVERLLLDLRRFLIRRTVAGLHVLSWVSRHFKLVVLKRYLGTLEARREMHSVMADYFSGRWACGCAKPLLVNQNSSPSKDTTQMDININRQPPNQPFIFNSSSEEVGRVNLRKVLELPHHLQESNKREKLERGLLMSLGFHQAMVRAGLLGDLVAMLEGDEGSSHCRFSRERALIASILKSCACLLQSSPLLLSTLMETSLLPYLEAFPALEGFVRQIRKERKERRSGLGVALCPAPSSVPSVQCLKHDAKTREASVVEVAQAECGIVAEVMDDGTAWFWKGSGCEVLKLSLSCEQKELKFAGVKSSGQFVLLSTQCNKLFLWDVTGPEVFQQLEFEPKSSQEIPKRMEGFVACQKKLFMWWKDQSFVSAYDVYTETMTHFQCQSSVTCLVCSSNGFYMYCGHEEGTVSIFDTNTGGLLSTCSNPNHNAVALMILCEDKKELACVDRTGDVILWDAKTQPPRRVKETFTGDKSNNILNTDHSDEINTLLVCQSHQVTLWDTCDWELWDQFLAPQGRAFSQAVLSQEGHLFLALLDPLVLVWRVSTGECVLSLETNNQPGTLLRTASGVICVAHDGCLTVWDSEAIGAAGAALKMRRGVKEVVVEQTGEWFYTTDGSETVWRWGLDTGLPHAGFLHDGPVEKLRLSPDDIHLVTLSSGDIHVWQTESGQNILRMSGSRATDILITPNSNCGVSVSERQLSRVWKLEQGSIVCSIHLYLSDAQVSPESTFLIGLRSGDLLAASLWSGSISKRFSCVASSEHVVAFQTLSEHPDFVVVMAASGAVYTWKVAEETVCRHFFLPYAFNCQPQVFQMSSNGSFALLSTEDEDIKLLDLSQVRLCSFKAEGPVTKACLDKTGCYAALVSHFNTLEKSCVHARPVLSVVRLADGERIGSVCLCKSPLTLVVCEQRVFVGFEDGSVGVYFILDDGEESVRPRDRLNGQLKQCPFDRAPYSWLPLPTPNITWP comes from the exons atgaagatgaaggctAAAGAAGACGAGCTGAGGAAGGTGTTTCAGTccactgtgagtctgtgtgtccACAGCGGTCTCATGTCCCCAGAGAGAGCCCAGAGCTACTACAGATCAG TCCTCGACGCAGATTTGCGATTTGCTCTGGACAACCGTCCCGACGATGACATCGTCAGACGCTGCCTGGTTTACCTCCACAAGGTTGTCAACGcaaaaggagacagagagaagagacagatgAACTCACAGCCACAGTCAGAG GCCGCCACTTCTGACCCAAAGACAACACCCGCTGATGGACAGTTATTCTCAGAGCTCTGTGACAACTTCCTCCCAGGTCTCGTCACTTCGTCCCAGCTTCTGGTCTACACCATCACCACAGAGTGTGACCGTCGCCATGGTTACACGACAGCCCGGAGGTGGGGCTACACCGAGTCTCTGTGCCAGCAGGTGCACGCCGACCTCGTGGGGTTGATTGACAGCGTGGACGTCTCAGAAACCAGGGAAGACTCTCGGCTCGTGTTGGCCAGAGAGCAGGCCGAGCAGGAGGAGCTATGTGACATCATGTCCCGATTTTATGACGTCGTTCGGCCAGAAGAGGAGAAG GTCAGAGCCTATGTGAAGCAGAGGGAACAACAGCGCCCACTAGTGGTGACAGGCGGACCATGCACAGGGAAAGCAGTTCTGCTCGCACACTGTGCTCAACAG ataaaGTCTTGGCTACCAGACTGTGATCCTGTGGTGATCACTTATTTTTGCAACCTGACCATCAACCCTCACCCAAAACACCTGCTGTCGAGCCTGTGTTATCAAATAGCTGGCAGATATCGGAGCATATCTTCCTCTGAGCAGAATCCCAATGACCTGGACGGTCCTGGCTGTATTAGTAACCTCAGGGCCAACAGCTCCAACTGTGAACCCACCACCAGGGAACCTGTTTCTGACCATCACTTCAGTACCATACCATGCCCACATCCTACTGGCATCATAAAACCTGACCTATCTGAGGTTAAAGAACGTCTctcatccctcctctctgtcatgCCTTCTCCCAAACATCCTCTAGTTCTAATCCTCGATGGTCTTGATCACATCAAAAACAACTTTGGGCCTCAAATCATAGGGAGCCTCCCTTCACCACTTCCTCCTAATGTCAAAGTCATCCTCGCGGTCTCCTCCAACCGAACACAGATCCTGCAAGCCATCAACTCGCAAAGAAGTCCACCAAACTCTGTATCAGAGGGCGGTGAGGAGGAGTcaggttatgtgtgtgtgccgcTGGGATCGGTGGACAGGAAgcagtgtgtgaaaatgttggCATCACTGCTGAGCAGCTCAGGGCGGAGGGTGACATCCGGACAACAGGCGCTGGTGAACCAGGCGCTGACATCTTGTTGTCTGCCTCTCTACGCTCGACTCCTGCACCTACACACCTCGCTCTGGCACTCCG ATTCAGACGTGACTGAGTCGTCTCTCCCCGATGGCGTCCATTCATCCATCTCCGCGCTGCTGGATCAACTCGAGCAGAAACACGGCTCCCCTATCGTTGCCCGCGCCGTCTCCTTCCTCACCATCTCCAGGACTGGGCTCACCGAGGCCGAACTGGCTGACCTGCTGTCCAGTGATGATGAGGTGCTGTCGGAGTACATTCAACTAAGTGAGAGCCCTTCCTACAGTATGAGGGTCCCGCAAATCGATGTAGAGAGACTTCTGTTGGATCTGAGGAGGTTTCTTATCAGGAGGACAGTTGCAGGGTTGCATGTTTTGTCCTGGGTGAGCAGACATTTTAAGCTGGTCGTGCTTAAGAGGTATTTAGGCACTCTTGAGGCGAGGAGGGAGATGCATTCGGTGATGGCGGACTATTTCAGTGGCCGATGGGCTTGTGGATGTGCTAAACCACTTCTTGTAAACCAGAATTCTTCACCAAGCAAGGACACCACCCAAATGGATATTAACATCAACAGGCAGCCTCCCAACCAGCCGTTTATCTTCAACTCTTCTTCCGAAGAGGTCGGCCGAGTGAACTTGAGGAAGGTCTTAGAATTGCCGCATCACTTGCAGGAAAGTAACAAAAGGGAGAAGTTGGAGCGTGGGCTGTTGATGTCTTTGGGGTTTCACCAGGCTATGGTTCGAGCAGGACTCCTGGGAGATCTGGTAGCCATGTTGGAAGGTGACGAGGGGTCATCCCACTGCCGTTTTTCAAGGGAAAGAGCCCTCATAGCAAGCATATTGAAGTCTTGCGCTTGCTTACTGCAGAGCTCACCGCTGCTGCTGTCCACACTGATGGAGACGAGCCTCCTCCCTTATCTGGAGGCATTTCCTGCACTTGAGGGTTTTGTCAGACAAAtcagaaaggagaggaaggaaagaagaagcGGATTAGGTGTAGCGCTTTGCCCTGCTCCTTCCTCTGTTCCCTCTGTTCAGTGTTTAAAGCATGATGCCAAAACCAGGGAAGCTTCTGTTGTGGAAGTAGCTCAGGCAGAATGTGGTATTGTCGCAGAGGTCATGGATGATGGAACGGCATGGTTTTGGAAAGGCTCAGGGTGTGAGGTACTCAAACTATCACTGAGCTGTGAGCAGAAGGAGCTGAAGTTTGCAGGAGTGAAGAGTAGCGGACAGTTCGTGCTGCTTTCTACGCAATGCAACAAGCTTTTTCTGTGGGACGTGACAGGCCCAGAAGTGTTTCAGCAGCTCGAGTTTGAACCAAAGTCAAGCCAAGAAATACCGAAAAGAATGGAAGGGTTTGTTGCATGTCAGAAAAAGTTGTTCATGTGGTGGAAAGATCAGAGTTTTGTGAGTGCTTATGATGTCTATACTGAGACAATGACTCATTTCCAGTGCCAGAGCTCTGTGACCTGTTTGGTTTGCTCCTCTAATGGCTTTTACATGTACTGTGGGCACGAGGAAGGCACAGTGTCCATATTTGACACGAACACCGGCGGTCTCCTTAGCACCTGTTCAAACCCTAATCACAATGCAGTTGCACTGATGATCCTCTGTGAAGATAAGAAGGAATTGGCATGTGTTGACAGGACGGGAGATGTGATCCTCTGGGATGCGAAAACACAACCACCCAGACGTGTCAAAGAAACCTTTACAGGGGATAAATCTAACAACATCCTCAATACAGATCACTCAGATGAAATCAACACTTTATTGGTGTGTCAGTCTCACCAGGTTACCCTGTGGGATACATGTGACTGGGAGCTGTGGGACCAGTTCTTAGCTCCTCAGGGGAGGGCATTCTCTCAAGCTGTTCTCTCCCAGGAAGGCCACCTTTTCCTGGCTTTGTTAGATCCTCTAGTCTTGGTGTGGAGGGTCAGCACAGGGGAGTGCGTGCTCTCCTTAGAGACAAACAATCAGCCGGGTACGCTCCTCAGAACAGCCTCAGGTGTCATTTGTGTCGCTCATGACGGCTGCCTCACAGTGTGGGACTCTGAGGCGATAGGCGCTGCAGGTGCAGCTCTGAAAATGCGCCGTGGAGTGAAAGAAGTGGTGGTCGAACAAACAGGGGAGTGGTTCTACACCACTGATGGGTCAGAGACAGTGTGGAGATGGGGTTTAGACACAGGACTTCCACATGCAGGCTTCCTACATGATGGTCCTGTGGAAAAACTGCGTCTTTCTCCTGATGACATCCACCTTGTGACACTCTCATCAGGGGATATTCATGTTTGGCAGACAGAATCAGGTCAGAACATCCTACGTATGAGTGGCAGCAGAGCGACAGACATCCTGATCACCCCGAATAGTAACTGTGGGGTGAGTGTTTCTGAACGACAGTTGTCCAGGGTTTGGAAGCTGGAACAAGGGAGCATTGTGTGCAGCATACACCTGTACCTATCTGACGCCCAGGTGTCACCTGAAAGCACCTTCCTTATTGGCCTTCGCAGCGGAGACTTGTTAGCTGCCAGTCTGTGGTCAGGCTCGATCAGCAAGCGTTTCTCCTGCGTGGCAAGCTCGGAGCATGTCGTCGCTTTCCAAACTCTCTCAGAGCACCCAGACTTTGTGGTGGTGATGGCCGCCTCAGGGGCAGTGTACACCTGGAAGGTAGCAGAAGAAACGGTGTGCAGGCACTTTTTTCTGCCTTATGCGTTTAACTGTCAGCCACAAGTCTTCCAGATGTCATCTAATGGGAGCTTTGCGCTGCTCTCCACTGAAGATGAAGACATCAAACTCTTGGACCTATCTCAGGTCAGGCTGTGCTCATTCAAGGCTGAAGGTCCTGTCACTAAAGCTTGTTTGGATAAAACTGGATGCTACGCAGCCTTAGTATCCCACTTCAACACTCTGGAGAAAAGCTGTGTGCATGCGAGGCCAGTCCTCTCAGTCGTACGACTCGCAGATGGGGAAAGAATaggaagtgtgtgtctgtgtaagaGTCCGTTGACTCtggttgtgtgtgagcagcgtGTGTTTGTGGGCTTTGAGGACGGGTCTGTAGGTGTTTACTTTATTTTAGATGATGGGGAGGAGTCCGTCAGGCCAAGAGATCGTTTGAATGGTCAGTTGAAGCAATGCCCTTTTGACAGAGCACCATACAGCTGGTTACCGTTACCGACCCCCAATATCACATGGCCTTAA
- the LOC141019975 gene encoding NACHT and WD repeat domain-containing protein 2, whose product MDRSPLKSTHSSSCVKLYLCSNPEDSVVERRALRESVFPTLREHCRRTLGLDVRVIDPFESSDPSHWPDEITRQQLIKECRESSAGPFLLALVGHQYGTASLPAQVEVSEYQLLLQESQQAGVSTQELERVYQRDENTIPPSYCLTPAHTHTCCPQVITLNLPDFTDYVVYVVMFEILFAWINNIIT is encoded by the exons ATGGACCGTTCTCCTTTAAAGTCCACCCACAGCTCATCCTGTGTCAAACTCTATCTGTGCTCCAATCCAGAGG ACAGCGTGGTGGAGCGCCGAGCtctgagagagagtgtgttccCCACACTGAGAGAGCACTGTAGACGCACACTGGGACTGGATGTCAGG gTGATTGACCCATTCGAGTCCAGTGATCCCAGTCATTGGCCAGATGAGATCACCAGACAGCAGCTGATTAAAGAATGCAGAGAGAGCTCAGCGGGACCTTTTTTACTG GCTCTGGTAGGACATCAGTATGGCACAGCCAGTCTGCCTGCTCAGGTGGAGGTGTCGGAGTACCAGCTTCTGCTGCAGGAGAGCCAGCAGGCGGGCGTCAGCACCCAGGAGCTGGAGAGGGTGTACCAGAGGGACGAGAACACCATCCCTCCCTCCTACTGCCtgacacctgcacacacacacacctgctgtcctcAGGTGATCACACTCAACCTCCCTGATTTTACTGATTATGTGGTGTATGTTGTCATGTTTGAGATATTATTTGCCTggataaataatataattacaTAA